A window of Hyperolius riggenbachi isolate aHypRig1 chromosome 1, aHypRig1.pri, whole genome shotgun sequence contains these coding sequences:
- the LOC137524848 gene encoding olfactory receptor 2G3-like produces the protein MYNGSSISDFILIGLSNPPEFRILLFSIILLMYFIAICGNLLILFITNFDASLNTPMYYFLSNLSVLDVICTTSTVPKMLFNVISQQKTISFNGCILQMFVFTVGMDTEFLLLTFMSLDRYLAICNPLRYTSIMSKKSCILMSVVVWTFGFSSSTFHSSSTLWMSFCGPRKINHFFCEVPQVLALSCTDISLNKSVLIVTDLILGLICIILIFISYVFIILAILNIRSTEGKKKAFSTCASHITVVLLFYGTLIFAYFKPSDDSSDMDKEIAVFYTIVIPMLNPILYSLRNKEVKASIQKSILRKIHFNTNSRSVLP, from the coding sequence ATGTACAATGGATCCAGTATTTCAGATTTCATTCTCATTGGGCTGTCAAATCCCCCAGAATTTAGAATTCTTTTGTTTTCAATCATACTTTTAATGTACTTTATAGCAATATGTGGAAATCTACTTATTCTTTTTATCACAAATTTTGATGCGTCACTTAATACACCAATGTATTATTTTCTTAGCAATCTCTCTGTCTTGGATGTGATATGCACCACATCTACAGTGCCCAAAATGCTGTTCAATGTAATTTCCCAGCAGAAAACAATATCATTCAATGGATGCATACTTCAGATGTTTGTTTTTACTGTTGGAATGGACACAGAATTTTTGTTACTTACCTTTATGTCCCTTGATCGTTATCTTGCCATATGCAATCCATTAAGGTACACAAGTATAATGAGCAAGAAGTCTTGTATATTAATGTCAGTAGTTGTCTGGACATTTGGGTTTTCAAGCTCAACATTTCATTCATCAAGCACTTTGTGGATGTCCTTCTGCGGCCCCAGAAAAATAAACCATTTCTTCTGTGAGGTTCCACAGGTCTTAGCACTATCCTGCACAGATATTTCTCTAAATAAATCTGTACTTATAGTCACAGATCTTATATTGGGACTGATCTGTattattcttatttttatttcataTGTATTTATAATTCTTGCTATCCTAAATATCCGCTCCACAGAAGGAAAAAAGAAAGCATTCTCGACCTGTGCCTCCCACATCACTGTGGTGTTGTTATTTTATGGAACATTAATTTTTGCATACTTTAAACCATCTGACGATTCCTCAGATATGGACAAAGAGATTGCTGTGTTCTATACAATTGTTATACCCATGCTAAATCCAATTTTGTATAGTTTAAGAAACAAGGAGGTAAAAGCATCTATTCAAAAAAGTATTttaagaaaaatacattttaacactAACTCCAGATCTGTGTTACCCTAA
- the LOC137524892 gene encoding protein FAM200C-like produces the protein MAKRKKDDQYRTFQPEWTEEFAFMERAGSAVCLLCNDKIASMKRSNLQRHFETRHTTFASKYPVGDSRKKACKELLGRVQASQQQLRVWTQQGDWNSASFAGALAIVKHGKPFTDGEYAKTFMLDVANELFDDFSDKDKIIKRIKDMPLSARTVHDRTIMMANKIEATQVKDINTALFFSLALDESTDVSHLSQFSVIARYAVGDKIREESLAVLPMKGTTRGEDLFKAFTEFAKEQNLPMDKLISVCTDGAPCMVGKNRGFVSLLREHEKRPILSFHCILHQEALCAQMCGEQLGEVMSLVIRVVNFIAARALHDRQFKTLLEEVGNNYPGLLLHSNVRWLSRGKVLSRFAACLSEIRTFLAMKNVEHPELENTEWLLKFYYLVDMTEHLNQLNVKMQGVGNTVLSLQQAVFAFENKLELFITDIESGRLLHFEKLGEFKDECTASDPAQHLDLQQLAGFTSNLLQSFKARFGEFRERTRLFKFITHPLECAVDSTDLSYIPGVSVRDFELQAADLKASDVWVNKFKTLNEDLERLACQQAELASKHKWAEMRKLEHADHLILKTWNALPITYHTLQRVSIAVLTMFGSTYACEQSFSHLKHIKSNLRSRLTDGSLNACMKLCLTTYQPDYKAISKTMQLQKSH, from the coding sequence AtggctaaaagaaaaaaagatgatcAGTATCGTACTTTTCAGCCGGAATGGACAGAGGAATTCGCCTTTATGGAGAGAGCAggttctgcagtgtgtctactatgCAACGATAAAATTGCATCAATGAAACGGTCTAATTTACAGCGGCACTTTGAAACACGCCATACTACTTTTGCATCAAAATATCCAGTGGGGGACAGCAGGAAGAAAGCATGTAAAGAGCTACTGGGTAGAGTGCAAGCTAGTCAACAGCAACTCCGTGTTTGGACCCAACAAGGTGACTGGAATTCAGCTAGCTTTGCTGGTGCTTTAGCAATTGTGAAACACGGAAAGCCATTCACAGACGGGGAGTATGCCAAAACATTCATGCTTGATGTTGCCAATGAACTTTTTGACGACTTTTCGGATAAAGACAAGATAATCAAACGAATAAAAGACATGCCTCTGTCGGCAAGAACTGTTCACGATCGTACCATCATGATGGCAAATAAAATTGAGGCAACACAAGTGAAGGACATAAACACAGCACTATTCTTTTCTCTCGCTTTGGATGAGTCAACAGACGTAAGTCATTTATCCCAGTTCAGTGTGATTGCAAGGTATGCTGTCGGTGACAAAATACGTGAAGAAAGTCTTGCTGTTTTGCCTATGAAAGGGACAACAAGAGGGGAAGATTTATTCAAGGCTTTCACTGAGTTCGCTAAAGAACAAAATCTACCTATGGATAAACTTATTTCGGTGTGTACTGATGGTGCTCCGTGCATGGTGGGGAAAAACAGAGGATTCGTATCGCTTCTTCGTGAACATGAAAAGAGACCCATCCTAAGTTTTCACTGCATCCTACATCAGGAGGCACTTTGTGCTCAGATGTGTGGCGAACAGCTTGGtgaggtgatgtcactggtcatTCGGGTGGTAAACTTTATAGCTGCACGAGCTTTACATGATCGCCAGTTTAAAACACTGCTGGAGGAAGTTGGGAATAAttatcctggtctgcttctgcacaGCAATGTGCGTTGGTTGTCAAGAGGAAAGGTGCTCAGCCGTTTCGCAGCTTGTCTGAGCGAAATCCGGACTTTTCTTGCAATGAAAAATGTTGAGCATCCTGAGTTAGAAAACACTGAGTGGCTCCTAAAGTTCTACTATCTTGTGGACATGACTGAACATCTGAACCAGCTCAATGTGAAAATGCAAGGCGTTGGAAATACAGTCTTATCCCTTCAACAAGCAGTGTTCGCATTTGAAAACAAGCTAGAACTGTTCATCACCGACATTGAATCAGGTCGTTTACTACACTTTGAAAAACTGGGAGAGTTTAAAGATGAATGCACAGCAAGTGACCCTGCTCAACATCTTGATCTTCAGCAGCTAGCAGGCTTCACATCTAATCTCCTGCAGTCATTCAAAGCGCGCTTTGGAGAATTTCGTGAGCGCACTCGTCTTTTTAAGTTTATCACCCATCCACTTGAGTGTGCAGTGGACAGCACTGACCTTAGTTACATCCCCGGCGTCTCTGTCAGAGATTTTGAGCTACAAGCTGCTGACTTGAAGGCCTCAGACGTGTGGGTGAATAAGTTCAAGACATTGAACGAAGATTTGGAAAGACTTGCATGCCAGCAAGCAGAGTTGGCGAGCAAACACAAGTGGGCAGAAATGAGAAAACTTGAACACGCAGACCACCTGATTCTTAAAACTTGGAACGCTCTTCCCATCACATACCACACACTGCAGCGTGTGAGTATTGCTGTACTGACGATGTTTGGCTCTACATATGCATGTGAGCAGTCTTTCTCACATCTAAAGCACATTAAGTCTAACCTACGATCACGTTTAACAGATGGAAGTCTCAACGCCTGCATGAAGCTCTGCCTCACCACGTATCAACCAGACTACAAAGCCATCAGCAAAACCATGCAGCTCCAGAAGTCCCATTAA